A window of the Fuscovulum sp. genome harbors these coding sequences:
- a CDS encoding EcsC family protein codes for MENLPAIAAPDRSAEIKALARRYRRANGPVMTLVNKLGGSLEDKLGALPEGVRAQIAAVTERALLAAHGMAGAGDRAPDLGRQGPMAAAMLTGAVGGAGGLATSVAELPVTITVILHAIRRAAREAGYDPDDPAIRAECLRVFSAGSPMASDDGVNTSFLSARLTVTGPAIAQVARSVAPRLAAALGQKLATQAVPVLGAVAGATLNAAFLRYYREMAEIRFALLRLAEQHGAEPILSAFADAVTPPKVTKA; via the coding sequence ATGGAAAACCTGCCCGCGATTGCCGCCCCTGACCGCAGTGCCGAGATCAAGGCGCTGGCACGCCGTTACCGCCGCGCCAACGGGCCGGTGATGACACTGGTCAACAAGTTGGGCGGGTCGCTGGAGGACAAGCTGGGGGCGCTGCCCGAAGGGGTGCGCGCGCAGATTGCTGCGGTGACCGAACGCGCGCTGCTGGCTGCGCATGGCATGGCCGGGGCCGGCGACCGTGCGCCTGATCTGGGACGGCAGGGGCCGATGGCGGCGGCGATGCTGACGGGTGCTGTGGGCGGCGCGGGGGGGCTGGCCACATCGGTGGCGGAACTGCCTGTGACCATCACGGTGATCCTGCACGCCATTCGCCGCGCCGCGCGAGAGGCGGGGTATGATCCGGACGATCCGGCGATCCGGGCGGAATGTTTGCGGGTGTTCTCGGCCGGCAGTCCGATGGCATCTGATGACGGGGTGAATACGTCTTTCCTGTCGGCGCGGCTGACGGTGACGGGACCGGCCATCGCGCAGGTCGCGCGCAGCGTGGCACCGCGTCTTGCTGCCGCGCTGGGGCAGAAGCTGGCCACGCAGGCGGTGCCGGTGCTGGGCGCAGTGGCGGGGGCAACGTTGAACGCGGCCTTCCTGCGCTATTACCGCGAAATGGCTGAGATCCGCTTTGCCCTGCTGCGTCTGGCGGAACAGCACGGCGCGGAGCCGATCCTGTCGGCCTTTGCCGATGCGGTGACACCGCCCAAGGTGACGAAAGCCTGA
- the ptsP gene encoding phosphoenolpyruvate--protein phosphotransferase, whose amino-acid sequence MPERTESESRKLLRRLRDTLATTGGGQDRLDRITHLIADSIGTEVCSIYLFRDPETLELCATEGLKKEAVHQTRMKLGEGLVGRVARNGLPINTANAPSEKGFRYMPETGEELYSSFLGVPIQRVGEKLGVLVVQSKTAREFSEDEIYALEVVAMVLAEMTELGVFNGDVDGMRALHKQSVMIRGGTGQEGAAEGRVWLHEPRVVVTNPVADDPLTEIDRIREAVGKLRVSVDDLLSAESLDKDQKAVLEAYRMFANSRGWLKRMEDDIARGLSAEAAVEKEQSATRARLEQVPDAYLRERLHDLDDLSNRLLRILTGQGADTGAEMPDNPVLVARNIGPAELLEYGRKLKGVVLEEGSVGSHAAIVARALAIPLVIHAGRIVTEALNGDQILVDGDQGIVHLRPEETVARAFRDKIAMQAAAQQRYASLRGLPALSTCGTVTTLMMNAGLMADLPSLDGSGAEGVGLFRTELQFLVRNKMPQRAELAALYARVMDAAHGKRVAFRTLDIGSDKVLPYMKPQDEPNPAMGWRAIRVGLDKPGVLRMQLQALIRASKGRPLTVMFPFITELSEFQTARAQVLNELHRERSLGHPVPQRVEIGAMLETPSLAYAPRAFFELTDFVSIGGNDLKQFFFAADRENERVRRRYDTLNVSFLQFLTHIIARCAETGTPLSFCGEDAGRPVEALAFAALGLRALSMRPASIGPVKALLRRVDLTEARAVIDCAIADGAESVRPALMDWLSNRPE is encoded by the coding sequence ATGCCAGAACGGACCGAAAGCGAAAGCCGCAAACTCCTGCGCCGGTTGCGCGACACGCTTGCCACCACCGGCGGCGGGCAGGACAGGCTGGACCGCATCACCCATCTGATCGCGGATTCCATCGGCACAGAGGTCTGCTCAATCTACCTTTTCCGCGATCCCGAAACGCTGGAGCTTTGCGCTACCGAAGGGCTGAAGAAAGAGGCCGTCCACCAGACCCGCATGAAGCTGGGCGAAGGGCTGGTCGGTCGCGTCGCCCGCAACGGTTTGCCCATCAACACCGCCAATGCCCCGTCTGAGAAGGGCTTCCGCTACATGCCCGAAACGGGCGAGGAACTGTATTCCTCTTTCCTCGGCGTGCCGATCCAAAGGGTGGGTGAAAAGCTGGGCGTTCTGGTCGTGCAATCCAAGACCGCGCGCGAGTTTTCCGAGGATGAGATCTACGCCCTCGAAGTCGTGGCCATGGTGTTGGCCGAAATGACCGAGCTTGGCGTCTTCAACGGCGATGTCGACGGGATGCGCGCCCTGCACAAGCAATCGGTGATGATCCGGGGCGGCACCGGGCAGGAAGGCGCGGCGGAAGGCCGCGTATGGCTGCACGAACCCCGCGTCGTGGTCACCAACCCTGTGGCCGATGACCCGCTGACCGAGATTGACCGCATCCGCGAAGCGGTGGGCAAACTGCGCGTATCGGTGGATGACCTGCTCTCCGCAGAAAGCCTCGACAAGGATCAGAAGGCGGTTCTGGAAGCCTATCGCATGTTCGCCAATTCGCGCGGCTGGCTCAAGCGGATGGAAGATGACATCGCGCGCGGCCTGTCCGCCGAGGCGGCGGTGGAAAAGGAACAATCCGCCACCCGCGCCCGTCTGGAACAGGTGCCCGATGCCTATCTGCGCGAACGCCTGCACGATCTGGATGACCTCTCTAACCGCCTTTTGCGCATTCTGACTGGTCAAGGCGCGGACACCGGCGCAGAGATGCCCGACAACCCGGTTCTGGTGGCCCGCAACATCGGCCCGGCGGAACTGCTGGAATATGGCCGCAAGCTGAAGGGCGTGGTGCTGGAGGAAGGCTCCGTTGGTTCCCACGCCGCCATCGTGGCGCGGGCGCTGGCCATCCCGCTCGTGATCCATGCCGGAAGGATCGTGACAGAGGCGCTCAATGGCGACCAGATCCTTGTCGATGGCGATCAGGGTATTGTGCATTTGCGCCCCGAGGAAACCGTCGCCCGCGCCTTCCGCGACAAGATCGCCATGCAGGCCGCCGCCCAGCAGCGCTATGCCTCGCTGCGTGGGCTGCCGGCCCTGTCGACCTGCGGCACGGTCACCACGCTGATGATGAATGCGGGCCTCATGGCCGATCTGCCCAGCCTGGATGGATCAGGGGCCGAAGGCGTGGGCCTGTTCCGCACCGAACTGCAATTCCTAGTCCGCAACAAGATGCCCCAGCGCGCCGAACTGGCCGCCCTCTATGCCCGCGTCATGGATGCCGCGCATGGCAAGCGGGTGGCCTTCCGTACGCTGGATATCGGGTCCGACAAGGTGCTTCCCTATATGAAGCCGCAGGATGAACCCAACCCTGCGATGGGCTGGCGCGCCATCCGCGTGGGGCTGGACAAGCCGGGCGTCCTGCGGATGCAGTTGCAGGCCTTGATCCGCGCGTCCAAAGGCCGCCCGCTGACAGTAATGTTCCCTTTCATCACCGAACTGTCGGAATTCCAGACCGCCCGCGCGCAGGTGCTTAACGAATTGCACCGAGAACGCAGCCTGGGCCATCCCGTGCCGCAGCGGGTGGAAATCGGCGCGATGCTGGAAACCCCAAGCCTCGCCTACGCGCCCCGCGCGTTTTTCGAGCTGACGGATTTTGTGTCGATCGGCGGCAATGACCTGAAACAGTTCTTCTTCGCCGCCGACCGCGAAAACGAACGCGTCCGCCGCCGCTACGACACGCTCAACGTGTCGTTCCTGCAGTTCCTGACCCATATCATCGCGCGTTGCGCGGAAACCGGCACGCCGCTTTCCTTCTGCGGCGAAGATGCCGGCCGCCCGGTGGAAGCGCTGGCCTTCGCCGCCCTTGGCCTGCGCGCCCTGTCGATGCGCCCTGCCTCCATCGGGCCGGTCAAGGCGCTGCTCAGACGGGTGGACCTGACCGAGGCACGCGCTGTGATCGACTGCGCCATTGCCGACGGGGCCGAAAGCGTGCGCCCGGCGCTGATGGACTGGCTGTCAAACCGGCCGGAATGA
- a CDS encoding aspartate kinase — translation MPLLVMKFGGTSVADLARIENAAKKVEKEVARGYDVIVIVSAMSGETNRLVGYVEGTSKLYDAREYDAVVASGENVTAGLMALRLQEMGIPARSWQGWQVPIQTTAQHGSARFVDIPRANIDAKFAEGFKVAVVAGFQGVSAEGRVTTLGRGGSDTTAVAFAAAFGAERCDIYTDVDGVYTTDPRVSSKARKLDKIAFEEMLELASLGAKVLQTRSVELAMRYKVRLRVLSSFEDTDETSGTLVCDEEEIMESKVVSGVAFSREEAKITLFTIEDRPGVASAIFGPLADAGVNVDMIVQNISEKDYDDAHPGAVTDMTFSCPINQVDRAKKAMEDAKAEGKINYDELIVDTDVAKVSVVGIGMRSHTGVAARMFAALSAENINIKVISTSEIKISVLIDRKYMELAVQALHDVFELDKG, via the coding sequence ATGCCGCTTCTCGTGATGAAATTCGGCGGCACCTCGGTGGCCGACCTCGCGCGCATCGAAAACGCTGCGAAAAAGGTCGAGAAAGAGGTCGCCCGCGGCTATGACGTCATTGTCATCGTCTCGGCCATGTCGGGCGAGACGAACCGCCTTGTCGGCTATGTCGAAGGCACGTCCAAACTTTACGACGCCCGCGAATATGATGCTGTCGTTGCCAGCGGCGAAAATGTCACCGCCGGGCTGATGGCCCTGCGGCTTCAGGAAATGGGTATCCCCGCGCGGTCCTGGCAGGGTTGGCAGGTGCCGATCCAGACCACCGCGCAGCATGGGTCGGCCCGCTTCGTGGACATCCCCCGCGCCAATATCGACGCGAAGTTCGCCGAAGGCTTCAAAGTGGCCGTCGTAGCGGGCTTTCAGGGCGTCTCGGCAGAAGGCCGCGTCACCACCTTGGGCCGGGGCGGCAGCGACACCACCGCCGTCGCCTTCGCCGCCGCTTTCGGGGCAGAACGCTGCGACATCTACACCGATGTCGACGGCGTCTACACCACCGACCCCCGCGTCAGCAGCAAGGCCCGCAAGCTCGACAAGATCGCCTTCGAGGAAATGCTGGAATTGGCCTCGCTCGGGGCCAAGGTGCTGCAAACCCGCTCTGTCGAATTGGCGATGCGCTACAAGGTGCGCCTGCGCGTGCTGTCATCCTTTGAAGATACCGACGAGACCTCGGGAACCCTGGTCTGCGACGAGGAGGAAATCATGGAATCGAAAGTCGTCTCTGGCGTCGCCTTTTCCCGCGAAGAGGCAAAGATCACCCTCTTCACCATCGAAGACCGCCCCGGCGTGGCCAGCGCCATCTTCGGCCCGCTGGCCGATGCAGGCGTGAACGTCGACATGATCGTTCAGAACATCAGCGAAAAGGATTATGACGACGCCCATCCCGGCGCTGTCACTGACATGACCTTTTCCTGCCCGATCAATCAGGTGGACCGCGCCAAAAAGGCGATGGAAGACGCCAAGGCCGAAGGCAAGATCAACTATGACGAATTGATCGTCGATACCGACGTGGCAAAGGTCTCGGTCGTGGGCATCGGGATGCGCTCGCACACAGGCGTTGCCGCCCGCATGTTCGCGGCCCTCTCGGCCGAGAATATCAACATCAAGGTGATCTCCACCTCCGAGATCAAGATCTCAGTCCTGATCGACCGCAAATACATGGAACTTGCCGTGCAGGCCCTGCACGACGTGTTCGAACTCGACAAAGGTTAA
- a CDS encoding S-methyl-5'-thioadenosine phosphorylase → MQTMIGVIGGSGVYQIDGLEGASWVKVKSPWGKPSDEVLVGRLGGLPIAFLPRHGRGHVHAPSDVPYRANIDALKRLGCTDLIAVSAVGSLREDYRPGDFVIVDQYIDRTFARPKSFFGAGCVAHVGFSHPTCPRLSAHCAQAARQAGVTVHQGATYIAMEGPQFSTLAESRLYRSWGADVIGMTGMPEAKLAREAELCYASVAMVTDYDCWHPGHDAVDVAAVIRTLTANAGNARALVAALPALLGPDRAPCPHGCDRALDMALMTAPDKRDPDLLAMLDAVAGRVLNV, encoded by the coding sequence ATGCAAACCATGATCGGCGTCATCGGCGGCTCCGGGGTCTATCAGATCGACGGTCTGGAAGGCGCAAGCTGGGTCAAGGTCAAATCCCCTTGGGGCAAACCCTCGGATGAGGTTCTGGTCGGCCGTTTGGGCGGCCTCCCCATCGCATTCCTGCCCCGCCATGGGCGCGGCCATGTCCATGCGCCCAGTGACGTGCCTTACCGTGCGAATATCGATGCGCTCAAACGGCTGGGCTGTACCGATCTCATCGCCGTCTCGGCCGTGGGGTCCCTGCGCGAAGATTACCGCCCCGGCGATTTCGTCATCGTGGATCAATATATCGACCGCACCTTCGCCCGCCCCAAATCCTTCTTCGGCGCGGGCTGCGTGGCCCATGTGGGTTTTTCCCACCCCACCTGCCCCCGCCTGTCGGCCCATTGCGCCCAGGCCGCGCGTCAGGCTGGCGTGACCGTGCATCAGGGGGCCACCTACATCGCCATGGAAGGCCCGCAATTTTCGACTCTGGCCGAATCCCGCCTCTACCGCTCATGGGGCGCGGATGTCATCGGCATGACCGGCATGCCCGAGGCCAAACTCGCGCGCGAGGCGGAACTGTGCTACGCCTCCGTCGCCATGGTCACCGATTACGATTGCTGGCATCCCGGCCATGATGCGGTGGATGTGGCCGCCGTCATCCGCACACTCACCGCCAATGCGGGCAATGCCCGCGCGCTGGTGGCAGCTCTGCCCGCTCTCCTGGGCCCCGACCGTGCGCCTTGCCCGCATGGCTGCGACCGCGCGCTCGACATGGCCTTGATGACCGCGCCCGACAAACGCGATCCCGACCTGCTGGCGATGCTCGATGCCGTCGCAGGCCGCGTCCTGAACGTCTGA
- a CDS encoding Pr6Pr family membrane protein, translated as MLIVSASARKAAAILALIAWTGLVLQVAGVLPRSASLIWAVWTMLRFFTITTNLLLAVVMTGIALGRPAFGSPRLLGGVTLALVFVGVVNVTLLHGWLNLGRSDLIADLLLHYVTPVAMLAFWLLLRPRGALQYRDPVLWSLYPLAYAVYAIARGAVDGVYPYPFLDIAQIGAGRTGANLGLLWLSFVLVGALMVWLDRRGTPLLRP; from the coding sequence ATGCTCATCGTATCTGCATCCGCACGCAAGGCCGCCGCAATCCTTGCCCTGATCGCCTGGACAGGCCTTGTCCTGCAGGTGGCAGGGGTCTTGCCGCGCAGCGCATCGCTGATTTGGGCCGTCTGGACGATGCTGCGCTTCTTCACCATCACCACAAATCTTCTGCTTGCCGTGGTGATGACGGGCATTGCCCTTGGCCGACCAGCCTTTGGGTCGCCGCGCCTGTTGGGTGGGGTGACGCTGGCTTTGGTTTTTGTTGGCGTTGTCAACGTGACCCTGCTGCACGGATGGTTGAACCTCGGCCGCAGTGACCTGATCGCTGATCTCTTGCTGCATTATGTAACACCGGTCGCGATGCTGGCCTTCTGGCTGCTGTTGCGCCCACGCGGTGCGCTGCAGTACCGAGATCCTGTCCTGTGGTCGCTCTATCCGCTCGCCTATGCAGTCTATGCCATCGCGCGGGGCGCGGTGGATGGAGTTTATCCCTACCCCTTCCTCGATATCGCCCAGATCGGCGCGGGGCGGACGGGTGCAAACCTCGGCCTCCTCTGGCTCAGCTTCGTGCTTGTCGGGGCGCTGATGGTCTGGCTTGATCGGCGCGGAACGCCCTTGCTCCGTCCCTGA
- a CDS encoding N-acetyltransferase produces MYRLEEETEADWWEVEALYDLCFSPGRTALSSYRLRDGVPTVAALCLTLRDGDGIMAAAIRYWPIEVGGQDALLLGPVAVHPTRQGEGLGGLLINESLAEARRLGWERVMLVGDAPYYSRFGFSKLDGVEMPPPTNPDRVLGFALKIGAWDGVTGAVTKAT; encoded by the coding sequence TTGTACCGTCTGGAAGAGGAAACCGAAGCCGACTGGTGGGAGGTGGAGGCGCTGTATGACCTGTGCTTTTCGCCGGGGCGGACGGCGCTTTCTTCGTACCGTTTGCGCGATGGCGTGCCCACCGTGGCGGCGCTGTGCCTGACCCTGCGCGATGGGGATGGCATCATGGCGGCTGCGATCCGCTATTGGCCGATCGAGGTGGGGGGGCAGGATGCGCTTTTGCTGGGTCCGGTGGCGGTGCACCCCACCCGGCAGGGCGAGGGGCTGGGGGGGCTTTTGATCAACGAAAGCCTGGCCGAAGCGCGGCGTCTGGGCTGGGAGCGGGTGATGCTGGTGGGCGATGCGCCCTATTATTCGCGCTTCGGGTTTTCCAAGCTGGACGGGGTGGAGATGCCGCCCCCCACCAACCCTGACCGGGTGCTGGGCTTTGCGCTGAAGATCGGGGCCTGGGACGGTGTGACAGGTGCGGTGACGAAGGCGACCTGA
- the chrA gene encoding chromate efflux transporter: MTPLSELFRTFGHIGLMSFGGPAAQIALMHRVLVDEKRWLTEKEYLSALSFCMLLPGPEAMQLATWSGWRLRGTLGGLIAGGLFVAPGALVVLALAALYAAYGTVPLMQALFMGVQAAVAVIVIEALLRVSKRALKGRAALIVAVLAFLALFLANAPFPLVILAAGLWGWINARGTTASTDPLPTAPQATGTVQTLALWLAIWLTPIATLWVMDAGLLAEIGLFFSKLAILTFGGAYAVLAWMAQAVVEDKGWLTLREMMDGLGLAETTPGPLILVTEFVGYLAGHRQGGWTMGVAAAAVTLWATFVPSFMMIFAGAPWIARITAEPRLAGALSGIMAAVVGVIANLSVWFAAHVFFGTVGRTTFGPLDLLTPDPGSFRPAMAALALVAGWLLLRRHMPLPLVLGLAALGGLGLQAAGLLIPVAS; encoded by the coding sequence ATGACACCGCTTTCCGAACTTTTCCGCACCTTCGGCCATATCGGCCTGATGTCCTTTGGCGGTCCTGCCGCCCAGATCGCGCTCATGCACCGCGTTCTGGTCGATGAAAAACGCTGGCTCACGGAAAAGGAATACCTTTCCGCCCTCTCCTTCTGCATGCTCCTGCCGGGGCCCGAGGCGATGCAGCTTGCCACATGGTCCGGCTGGCGGCTGCGCGGCACGCTGGGCGGGCTGATCGCGGGCGGCCTCTTCGTTGCCCCCGGTGCGCTGGTCGTCCTCGCCCTCGCCGCGCTTTACGCGGCCTATGGCACCGTTCCCCTGATGCAGGCGCTGTTCATGGGCGTGCAGGCCGCCGTCGCCGTGATCGTGATCGAGGCGCTTCTGCGCGTGTCGAAACGCGCGCTCAAGGGGCGCGCCGCGCTGATCGTGGCGGTGCTCGCCTTCCTCGCCCTCTTCCTCGCCAATGCGCCCTTCCCCTTGGTCATTCTTGCCGCTGGTCTCTGGGGCTGGATCAACGCCCGCGGCACAACCGCCTCAACCGACCCGCTGCCCACCGCCCCACAGGCCACCGGCACCGTTCAAACCCTCGCCCTCTGGCTGGCAATCTGGCTCACGCCAATCGCAACGCTCTGGGTCATGGATGCGGGCCTGCTGGCCGAGATCGGCCTCTTCTTCTCCAAACTCGCGATCCTCACCTTCGGCGGTGCCTATGCGGTGCTGGCCTGGATGGCGCAGGCCGTGGTCGAAGACAAAGGCTGGCTCACCCTGCGTGAGATGATGGATGGCCTCGGTCTTGCCGAAACCACCCCCGGCCCGCTGATCCTTGTGACCGAATTCGTAGGATACCTTGCCGGCCACCGTCAGGGCGGCTGGACCATGGGCGTTGCCGCCGCTGCCGTCACGCTCTGGGCGACCTTCGTGCCCAGTTTCATGATGATCTTCGCAGGCGCGCCCTGGATCGCCCGCATCACCGCCGAACCACGCCTTGCCGGCGCATTGTCCGGCATCATGGCCGCCGTTGTGGGCGTGATCGCCAACCTGTCGGTCTGGTTTGCTGCGCATGTCTTTTTCGGCACCGTTGGGCGCACTACGTTTGGCCCGCTCGACCTGCTTACCCCCGATCCGGGCAGTTTCCGCCCCGCGATGGCCGCTCTGGCGCTGGTGGCGGGCTGGCTCCTCCTGCGCCGCCATATGCCCCTTCCCCTTGTCCTCGGGCTGGCCGCGCTTGGCGGCCTGGGCCTGCAAGCCGCCGGATTGCTCATCCCGGTGGCGTCTTGA
- a CDS encoding M15 family metallopeptidase, whose product MFTPHIRFLQTRLAALGHYTGAIDGQRGPLTDAAVLKALPLLGQPLPPDWQSWTAKRQATAALQMIARADGLNPGAIDGWWGPQTDYAVTSLMTRATTGRLPDWRDIRPGTANPNGWPTESAVTAFYGPHGTPEGHRPPLVKVPSPWTFRIAWNLSQTRSFLWAHEKTAASLTRILARIHQHYGEAQIRDLRLDIFSGDYDPRLMRGSLSKWSMHAWGIAYDFDDTENRLNWGADRARLARPEYRPFWEIWEAEGWVSLGRAKNYDWMHVQAARPD is encoded by the coding sequence ATGTTCACCCCCCATATCCGCTTCCTGCAAACCCGTCTCGCAGCCCTTGGTCACTACACAGGCGCGATCGACGGCCAGCGCGGCCCGCTGACCGACGCCGCCGTCCTCAAGGCGCTGCCCCTCCTCGGCCAACCGCTCCCGCCAGATTGGCAAAGCTGGACAGCCAAACGTCAGGCCACCGCCGCGCTGCAAATGATAGCGCGGGCCGATGGCCTTAACCCCGGTGCGATAGATGGCTGGTGGGGCCCGCAGACCGATTACGCCGTCACCTCCCTGATGACGCGCGCCACAACGGGCCGCCTGCCTGATTGGCGCGACATCCGCCCCGGCACAGCGAACCCAAACGGCTGGCCGACCGAATCCGCCGTCACCGCCTTTTACGGCCCCCACGGCACGCCCGAAGGCCACCGTCCGCCCCTGGTCAAGGTGCCCTCCCCCTGGACGTTCCGCATCGCCTGGAACCTGTCCCAGACCCGCAGCTTCCTCTGGGCCCACGAAAAGACCGCCGCCAGCCTGACCCGCATCCTCGCGCGCATCCACCAACACTATGGTGAGGCACAGATACGCGACCTCCGGCTGGATATCTTTTCCGGCGATTACGACCCCCGCCTGATGCGCGGCAGCCTGTCGAAATGGTCCATGCACGCCTGGGGCATCGCCTATGATTTCGACGACACCGAAAACCGCCTGAACTGGGGGGCCGACCGCGCCCGCCTCGCCCGCCCCGAATACCGCCCCTTCTGGGAGATATGGGAGGCCGAAGGCTGGGTCTCGCTCGGCCGCGCGAAAAACTACGACTGGATGCACGTCCAAGCCGCGCGCCCGGATTGA
- the bmt gene encoding betaine--homocysteine S-methyltransferase: MADALTELLSTRDWLLADGATGTNLFNMGLSSGEPPEFWNVDEPDNIRKLYRGAVEAGSDIFLTNTFGGNAARLKLHNAQGRVRELNRVGVELGREIADASGRKVVVAGSVGPTGEIFEPMGTLTHKDAVEMFHEQMEGMKEGGVDVLWIETISAPEEYRAAAEAAKLAGLSWCGTMSFDTAGRTMMGVTSAALAELVEKLPNPPIAFGANCGVGASDLMRTVLGFASTGTERPIIAKGNAGIPKYHDGHIHYDGTPELMAEYAVLARDAGVRIIGGCCGTMPEHLRAMRAALESTPRGPHPTLDLISEKLGGFSSTSDGTGDDAGAPRRERRGGRRG, encoded by the coding sequence ATGGCCGACGCGCTGACCGAGCTTCTTTCCACCCGTGACTGGCTGCTGGCCGATGGTGCCACCGGAACCAACCTGTTCAACATGGGCCTCTCTTCGGGCGAGCCTCCGGAATTCTGGAACGTGGATGAACCCGACAACATCCGCAAACTCTATCGCGGCGCGGTCGAGGCGGGGTCGGACATCTTTCTCACCAACACATTCGGCGGAAATGCCGCACGGCTGAAGCTGCACAATGCGCAGGGCCGCGTGCGCGAACTCAACCGCGTGGGCGTGGAACTTGGCCGCGAAATCGCCGATGCGTCGGGCCGCAAGGTCGTGGTGGCAGGCTCCGTCGGCCCCACGGGCGAAATCTTTGAACCCATGGGAACTCTCACCCACAAAGACGCGGTCGAGATGTTCCATGAACAGATGGAAGGCATGAAAGAGGGCGGCGTCGATGTCCTCTGGATCGAAACCATCTCCGCCCCAGAAGAATACCGCGCCGCGGCCGAGGCCGCGAAGCTTGCAGGCCTGTCCTGGTGCGGCACCATGAGCTTTGACACGGCGGGGCGCACCATGATGGGCGTCACCTCCGCCGCGCTTGCCGAACTGGTTGAAAAGCTCCCCAACCCGCCCATCGCCTTTGGCGCGAATTGCGGCGTCGGCGCGTCCGATCTGATGCGCACGGTTCTGGGCTTTGCCTCTACCGGAACGGAACGCCCGATCATCGCCAAGGGCAATGCGGGCATCCCGAAATACCATGACGGGCATATCCATTACGATGGCACCCCGGAACTGATGGCAGAATATGCGGTGCTGGCCCGCGATGCAGGCGTGCGGATCATCGGCGGCTGCTGCGGCACCATGCCCGAACACCTGCGCGCCATGCGCGCGGCACTGGAAAGCACCCCGCGCGGCCCGCATCCGACGCTGGACCTGATCTCGGAAAAGCTGGGCGGCTTCTCCTCCACGTCCGATGGCACCGGCGATGATGCAGGCGCCCCCCGCCGCGAACGCCGTGGCGGCCGCCGCGGCTGA
- a CDS encoding adenine phosphoribosyltransferase, which yields MTKTVKDYIRTIVDFPHEGILFRDVTTLFADPRGFRMCVDQLLAPYAGLRIDKVAGLEARGFILGGAVAHQLSTGFIPIRKKGKLPGATISESYTLEYGEAVVEVHDDAMQPGEKVLLVDDLLATGGTAEAGIRLIERLGAQVVGCAFVVDLPDLGGRKRLEAMGMEVHALCAFEGL from the coding sequence ATGACCAAAACCGTCAAGGACTACATCCGCACCATCGTCGACTTCCCGCATGAAGGGATCCTCTTCCGCGACGTGACCACCCTCTTTGCCGATCCACGCGGCTTTCGCATGTGCGTCGACCAGCTCCTCGCCCCCTATGCAGGCCTCAGGATAGACAAAGTCGCCGGGCTCGAAGCGCGCGGCTTCATCCTCGGCGGCGCGGTTGCACATCAGCTTTCCACCGGCTTCATCCCGATCCGCAAGAAAGGCAAACTCCCCGGCGCCACGATCAGCGAAAGCTACACCCTCGAATACGGCGAAGCCGTGGTCGAGGTGCATGACGATGCCATGCAGCCGGGCGAAAAGGTGCTTCTCGTCGATGACCTTCTGGCCACCGGCGGCACCGCCGAGGCAGGCATCCGCCTGATCGAACGGCTGGGCGCGCAGGTCGTCGGCTGCGCCTTCGTGGTGGACCTGCCCGATCTGGGCGGTCGCAAACGGCTCGAGGCGATGGGAATGGAAGTCCACGCCCTCTGCGCCTTTGAAGGTCTGTAA
- a CDS encoding flavin reductase family protein, translated as MFYRPAQGHGLPHNPFNAIVTPRPIGWISTRGSKGDNLAPYSFFNAAAYSPPQVTFASTGVKDSLTNIRDTRVFAVNVVAEAMFHAMSATSADLPPEVDEFVHAGVAKAECATIPCPRVADAPATLECELIDIIALRGRDNFLILGEVTGIHLRDDCLVDGRFDVTRFHPVARLGYRDYSVVRDLVELRRPDEG; from the coding sequence ATGTTCTACCGCCCCGCCCAAGGCCATGGCCTGCCGCACAATCCCTTCAACGCCATCGTGACACCCCGTCCCATCGGCTGGATCTCCACACGCGGGTCGAAAGGCGACAATCTCGCCCCCTATTCCTTCTTCAACGCCGCCGCCTACAGCCCGCCGCAGGTGACCTTTGCCTCGACCGGGGTAAAGGATTCGCTCACCAACATCCGCGACACCCGCGTCTTTGCTGTGAATGTGGTGGCCGAGGCGATGTTTCACGCCATGTCCGCCACATCCGCCGACCTGCCGCCCGAGGTGGACGAATTCGTTCATGCAGGGGTGGCCAAGGCGGAATGCGCCACCATCCCCTGCCCTCGCGTGGCAGATGCCCCCGCCACGCTGGAATGCGAGTTGATCGACATCATCGCCCTGCGCGGACGCGACAATTTCCTGATCTTGGGCGAGGTGACAGGCATCCACCTGCGCGACGATTGCCTCGTCGATGGCCGCTTCGATGTGACCCGCTTCCACCCTGTCGCCCGGCTGGGCTATCGCGACTACAGCGTCGTGCGCGATCTGGTGGAACTCCGCCGCCCTGACGAAGGTTAA